From the genome of Rathayibacter sp. VKM Ac-2759, one region includes:
- a CDS encoding glycosyltransferase, with amino-acid sequence MRILLWHVHGGWADAFVRGDHQYLLPTTAARDGWGLGTGGRDWPNTVEIAPEELHDADVDVVLLQRPEELAEAERLLGRRLGRDVAAVYVEHNTPRGDVPSNRHPLADRDDLLLVHVTHFNALMWDTGSTRTTVIEHGIHDPGALYTGELAHFGVVVNEPVRRGRVAGTDLLPRFAGVAPLDVFGMKTDRLAELPGLADVTVMGDVRTEAMHASLARRRVYLHPFRWTSLGLALLEAMHLGMPVVALDVTEAGRAVPPEAGAVTNDLDALAAAARALIEDPEKAARAGAVAREVALERYGLGRFHRDWDEVLAELTPARTLAVAAEGGAR; translated from the coding sequence ATGAGGATCCTGCTCTGGCACGTGCACGGCGGCTGGGCGGACGCGTTCGTCCGCGGCGACCACCAGTACCTGCTCCCGACGACGGCCGCCCGCGACGGCTGGGGCCTGGGCACCGGCGGCCGCGACTGGCCGAACACGGTCGAGATCGCTCCCGAGGAGCTGCACGACGCCGACGTCGACGTCGTGCTGCTGCAGCGCCCCGAGGAGCTCGCCGAGGCGGAACGCCTCCTGGGCCGCCGTCTCGGCCGCGACGTCGCCGCCGTCTACGTCGAGCACAACACGCCCCGCGGAGACGTGCCGAGCAACCGCCACCCGCTCGCCGACCGCGACGACCTCCTCCTGGTGCACGTCACCCACTTCAACGCTCTGATGTGGGACACGGGCTCGACCAGGACCACCGTCATCGAGCACGGGATCCACGACCCGGGTGCGCTCTACACGGGCGAGCTGGCGCACTTCGGCGTGGTCGTCAACGAGCCGGTGCGGCGCGGTCGCGTCGCCGGCACCGATCTGCTGCCGCGCTTCGCCGGAGTCGCGCCGCTCGACGTGTTCGGCATGAAGACCGACCGGCTCGCCGAGCTGCCGGGCCTCGCCGACGTCACCGTGATGGGCGACGTGCGCACCGAGGCGATGCACGCCTCCCTCGCCCGCCGCCGGGTCTACCTGCACCCCTTCCGCTGGACCTCGCTCGGCCTCGCGCTGCTCGAGGCGATGCACCTGGGGATGCCGGTCGTCGCGCTGGACGTGACCGAGGCCGGCCGCGCCGTGCCACCGGAGGCCGGCGCCGTCACCAACGACCTCGATGCCCTCGCGGCCGCCGCCCGGGCGCTGATCGAGGACCCCGAGAAGGCCGCCCGCGCCGGCGCCGTGGCGCGCGAGGTCGCGCTCGAGCGCTACGGGCTCGGGCGGTTCCACCGCGACTGGGACGAGGTGCTGGCGGAGCTCACGCCCGCGCGCACGCTCGCCGTCGCCGCAGAAGGAGGTGCACGATGA